From one Mytilus edulis chromosome 1, xbMytEdul2.2, whole genome shotgun sequence genomic stretch:
- the LOC139522721 gene encoding dynein light chain Tctex-type protein 2B-like has protein sequence MFSKASTSSGGDSLSKESSRLDLRKSQVKSPNAELFRRESSMALSSTPASKTPPQGFAAGASLVGLLASKRLAKRLSNKIHNNRTGSVMSSRLSGMGIRREPTYRMEPYKKFDPQRVEAVIKSVVSDKLGGYKYNPKLCAVMSKVISEEIRDKVKALHFDRYKIISSVVIGEKKNQDIITCSRSVWDDKLDSYAVYNYQIDNIMCAVTVYGIYFE, from the coding sequence ATGTTTAGTAAAGCTTCGACATCTTCAGGAGGGGATTCCTTAAGCAAGGAAAGTTCAAGACTGGATTTGAGAAAATCCCAAGTCAAATCACCAAATGCAGAACTGTTCAGACGGGAAAGTAGTATGGCTTTAAGTTCTACGCCAGCGTCGAAAACTCCCCCACAGGGTTTCGCTGCAGGTGCTTCTCTCGTTGGATTACTGGCTTCTAAAAGGTTGGCAAAAAGGCTAAGCAACAAGATTCACAATAACCGTACTGGGAGTGTGATGAGCTCCAGACTGTCTGGAATGGGAATAAGACGTGAGCCAACATATCGTATGGAACCTTATAAGAAATTCGACCCACAGAGAGTTGAGGCAGTGATTAAGAGTGTAGTCAGTGACAAACTGGGAGGATACAAGTATAACCCTAAACTTTGTGCTGTAATGAGTAAAGTTATTAGTGAAGAAATACGTGATAAAGTTAAGGCACTCCATTTTGACAGATACAAAATAATATCCTCTGTTGTAATTGGGGAAAAGAAAAATCAGGATATTATAACTTGTAGTCGATCTGTTTGGGATGACAAGTTAGATAGCTATGCAGTGTACAATTATCAAATAGACAATATTATGTGTGCTGTTACTGTATATGGAATTTATTTCGAGTGA